A stretch of DNA from Plasmodium brasilianum strain Bolivian I chromosome 3, whole genome shotgun sequence:
aaatatatatatatatatatatacgtatgtacgtacgtatatagGATTACATGTACCGACAATCTATTATCTTTGTGCTATAATCGTAccctctatttttttatgcataatatttatagattctttttaaaaagaattaaactCATTTTTTCAATCCATGTATTTTACGAATTGGTACATTCATCAAACATGCccatataatatacttataacgtatatataatatacaaataatattacatacataattaCTTGTATAGTGGCAAGAGATGACCCTACAAttcaaatatacaaataaacataatttttacatcatGTTAACTGCGCTCTTTTATTTCATAGTggaatttattataaaattattatcgaTATTTGACCTATACTGTACAACTGTTACTGTACCAAATCTACCGCTTATTGGTTCGCTCTGTTTAGCGGCACTATAACCCAGCTTCGTTTAGATtccctttaattttttttttttttcaaaatgctGCATATAAAATTAGTATATGCAGGCGTTTTCTGaaatttatccttttaaaataaaaaaatgaccacgttaataaatatatatgtacacagattttatatttttatatgcatacatatgcatcatacatatgcaccacatatacaatatatatatatatatatatatatatatatatatacatacatatatacatacatacatagtaCATACCCATTTGTACAAATGTCAATACGTAAAACTTTTtgctgaaaaaaaaaaaaaaatacatgcgCAATGACTAATGATGGATGGCCAAGGCCAACATTTTTCCGGGATTTAGTTATAACGTATACACAAAcagtatattaataatatattaataatatattaataaaatggtAATACATTGTTAAATGAAAAACGATTGagtaaattttatgaaaaattatgcaGCATTAATTtggtatatttattaaaaaggggagaaaaaaaaaaaaaaaaaaaaaaaaaaaaattccattTTGCAGTAATAGGTTAAACAAGAAAAGTTAAtgccttttattatttttattttatttaaaaaaaaaaaaaaagaactgaAACAAACATAAACTTAATTTTGCACATACGCATAAGTATGCATATTAAGTAGGTACACAAgtagtatttataaataattaaataaaaaatgtacacatacgtatgcatatatatatgggagTATTGGtcgtatgtatattaataacatGTAAACACATAAACACGTTTATACGTGTTGTGCCCCCACACCCCCCTTCAGGGTATCAGAGCATCGCGTTTCCAACCCCTAGGCTTTATTTATCTTGTTCTTTAAACTTTTTCTCAAATATTTCTGTACATCGGGTCCTAAGAgtgagtttttttttctccctcTCCCTCCAAATTTTTATcctctcctttttttccttcttttttttctcttcttttgcTTTTCTGCATCTGTTTGTCCATTCACTACTTTTCCTTTAGCAGCCTTCTTCCACAAACCCTTTTTTCCAAATGATGGGGCATTAGCTCCACAACTGCCGTTGATATCATCCGCATTATGATACCCCTCTGAAATGTAGTCTCTGTCGTCCGTCTTTATCTTTCCATAGCGCATTTTACCAGGAGTCTTCACTTTATTAGTAAGCCGTTGACtgatatatgttttatgtgCATTAGATCTGTCCGTGGGATAACTACTAGACCTGTCAGTGAGATGTCCATTAGGCCTATCATTCGTTTGATAACCCGGTTGAGTAGAGTTCTGGTGCACGTCTTGATACGGGTTTACCTTTCCTATTTCGTTACGCTTAAACTGGATGGTATCAGGTGATAACTTGTCCAGTAATAGTCTAACTTCATTCTCTCTTACCTGCTTCTTTGTTTCATATGGATTATTAACAAAAGTGTCTATATTTGCTAGTCCAGAACCAGGTACTAGAAATGATTTAACAGAATATTTGAGACCTGCACAACATATATCTTCAAATGGTTGAAAGGATATggaattaattttatctccATATGTATTATGTGTTAAGTAAACTTCCGGTTTTGtaaaaagatttttataCGTTTTAAAATGACTGTTCATACAAAATGCAACAATCGATGTATCACTAATATCtatgttattaataatattatgttcTCTATACGATTTGATATATTCTAATTTTCTCATATcccatattttatatgtacaatcAATAGAAGcactaattaaataattatcacTTACAGCTATTGAAGATATAGGAGTATAATGACAATATATAtcacatatacatttgtCTACATTAGGTGACCATAAGGTAACATGCCCATTACTATGTcctaaataaataattgcatcatgtttattttgtttcataaTAGAACATGGACCccttttcgtttttttcctTGTAATTATATTACCCATAGTTATATCTTGGTATACTAATTCTCCAAATTCTCCTACtgatgttaataaaaaatggtatGGTAAGAATTCCATTtggtatgtatataatatgtcTTTTATACAATTTACTTCTAACCCTGtgttatcatatatatacatatactttttttgaCTAACAGCAAAAAGCTTATGATTATGTAATATAGTATTACATCTAACCGTTTCACATACCTCTAGTTCACATAATGTTTCTAAGTTTTGTGTATCTATTAATGTTATATGTCCTTTATCTCCTGttgttaataaatattttccatttcttgaatatgtacatgtatatggtCCCATGTTCAAACTTAAGtctattacttttttttgtgtCCCTATATCTGCTCTATCGTAGATATACTTTTGGCTAATATGAATTTTCTTCTCCTCCTTGATTCCTTCTTCTCCCTCCTCAGTGCGCTTGTAGTACTCTCCACTATAGCAACTACGCTCATCACGCATGCTGAAGTGCATTTTATTCTGAACATGTGCAGGAAATTTCATAATGCGCACCTCCTTTTGACTAGTAGCATTCGTCTCGGGAATGTTTCCTACCCCTTTTTCGATTTTATTCAAATCTTCCATCActattcgttttattttatccaccccactttgttttattttatccaccccactttgttttatttcatccatccctttttttgttctaaTCTCCTTCCCCTTCTTCCCCTTCTTCCCTTTCAACACAGGATGAACCCCTTCAGTGTCATCCTTCTTCTGAACAAGATGCTTCTGCTTCACGTCAATGTATCCTTCATCAATTTTtctgaattttttatttgctaaaatttttttagttgATAAAATAGCTAATTTAACATCTTtcttcaatttattttttaattttttattttttatattttttgtattcgGAAGATCTTTGGGTAACTGTGTAGGGTCGACAACAGGAaggtaatttattttattacctccatttctttttttctttttcttaattctctttttaatattatatatgattttattaacattaacTACTGTTATCTTATTCTCTTTGATTTTTTCTGTGTTTACGTTGCTTTCAACGAATATATCTTCCATTTTGTTCCTCTGTTACTGATTTTTGTGATGTCCTTCCGGTATTTTATACACTTCTTTCTTcaagtattttattatatatacgtgcatatatttacGCAATTGAGAAGCGACTGGCCCCGCTTCCTGCAGTTAAAAAGGCTTGACAACTTACCCCCCTTACCTTGCGCGTTTACCCGAATTATATAGCTCCTTTATTAAGTTAGTTCTCGCTTTCgttcttactttttttcgTTCTTACCTTTTTTCgttcttactttttttcgttcttactttttttcgttcttactttttttcgttcttactttttttcgttcttactttttttcgttcttactttttttcgttcttactttttttcgttcttactttttttcgttcttttttctttttttcttttttcctttttt
This window harbors:
- a CDS encoding U3 small nucleolar RNA-associated protein 7, which translates into the protein MEDIFVESNVNTEKIKENKITVVNVNKIIYNIKKRIKKKKKRNGGNKINYLPVVDPTQLPKDLPNTKNIKNKKLKNKLKKDVKLAILSTKKILANKKFRKIDEGYIDVKQKHLVQKKDDTEGVHPVLKGKKGKKGKEIRTKKGMDEIKQSGVDKIKQSGVDKIKRIVMEDLNKIEKGVGNIPETNATSQKEVRIMKFPAHVQNKMHFSMRDERSCYSGEYYKRTEEGEEGIKEEKKIHISQKYIYDRADIGTQKKVIDLSLNMGPYTCTYSRNGKYLLTTGDKGHITLIDTQNLETLCELEVCETVRCNTILHNHKLFAVSQKKYMYIYDNTGLEVNCIKDILYTYQMEFLPYHFLLTSVGEFGELVYQDITMGNIITRKKTKRGPCSIMKQNKHDAIIYLGHSNGHVTLWSPNVDKCICDIYCHYTPISSIAVSDNYLISASIDCTYKIWDMRKLEYIKSYREHNIINNIDISDTSIVAFCMNSHFKTYKNLFTKPEVYLTHNTYGDKINSISFQPFEDICCAGLKYSVKSFLVPGSGLANIDTFVNNPYETKKQVRENEVRLLLDKLSPDTIQFKRNEIGKVNPYQDVHQNSTQPGYQTNDRPNGHLTDRSSSYPTDRSNAHKTYISQRLTNKVKTPGKMRYGKIKTDDRDYISEGYHNADDINGSCGANAPSFGKKGLWKKAAKGKVVNGQTDAEKQKKRKKRRKKRRG